In Cryptomeria japonica chromosome 10, Sugi_1.0, whole genome shotgun sequence, a genomic segment contains:
- the LOC131040430 gene encoding paired amphipathic helix protein Sin3-like 6, giving the protein MKRAAEKEKEKSDSRRSKRIRFAEGCDEDLRLPLEIVEAQSYLILVKEHFKNDRGKYAGFIQILNDFRSKTCDTIGVITRLKKLFKGHKLLLSFNKFLPRGFEILFPLKDFIRKKHQVQLEEAVIYIRKVKTRFENEEYIRKGFFEMLTGYMKGNVKINDIHTEVKSLFCDHQDLVDEFAYFLPSSTSSDLILTCVKDSQREDIGKQGQKYLTLNNNCPQSFQFALEKDVEGTSDAIVNEHPKKGEKEKELKEGWQRKEEEDRGEKRPPHNMESELYVMDQHSHGRRNLIDNNQQRLDFFEKVKATIGNVAYREIMKCINMYNTKVINSEHLQCLAVSILGKCPEVVDEFNEIISQSTTGKDGEEECTKHDNMEKEKEKYRNFDVVLEKENERTKETGCEENKENERKEENDREEDKDRHTDPHHKSKVVVIENERKEEKDREEDKDRHKDPHRKSKVVVIENERKKEEDSEEDIDGHKDQHKKSRAILDDNAFPDSNNGKITYQPMSEMDLSHLEQCTPSYRLLPQNFVKPIASCSTGLAAEVLNDICVSVASGTEDYRKQKQINPYEEAIFICEDDRFELDMVIKNSEAAIKRIHELLEKIHDNTSQTNADFRIEDHLTAMNLRCIELLYGDFGLNIMDLLRETPDLCLPVIVKRLQQKHDEWVDCRTRYNIVWADVYAKNYQKSLDHHNSCFKQRDTKSLSRKRIRTHIHL; this is encoded by the exons ATGAAGAGAGCAgcggaaaaggaaaaggaaaaatcagACAGTCGGAGATCAAAACG TATTAGGTTCGCTGAAGGTTGTGATGAAGATCTGCGTTTACCGTTAGAAATAGTCGAAGCACAATCGTATCTGATTTTAGTAAAAGAGCATTTCAAGAATGACAGAGGAAAATATGCAGGGTTTATTCAAATCCTCAATGATTTTAGGTCAAAGAC ATGTGATACGATTGGGGTTATTACCAGATTGAAAAAGTTGTTTAAGGGCCATAAACTTCTTTTAAGTTTTAATAAGTTCCTTCCAAGAGGCTTTGAAATCTtatttcctctcaaagactttataCGCAAGAAACACCAAGTTCAGCTTGAGGAAGCCGTGATATATATTCGAAAGGTTAAG ACGCGCTTCGAAAATGAAGAATATATACGCAAGGGATTCTTTGAGATGCTTACTGGGTATATGAAGGGAAACGTGAAGATCAATGATATACATACAGAG GTGAAATCGCTATTTTGTGATCATCAAGATCTTGTTGATGAATTCGCGTATTTTCTACCTTCCTCCACAAGTTCAGATCTTATATTGACTTGTGTTAAAGATTCACAAAGAGAAGACATAGGCAAG CAAGGACAAAAATATTTAACTTTAAATAATAATTGCCCTCAAAGCTTTCAATTTGCTTTGGAGAAAGATGTGGAAGGAACATCTGATGCTATAGTGAATGAGCACCCTAAGaagggagagaaagagaaggaactCAAAGAAGGTTGgcagaggaaggaagaagaagatagggGTGAAAAAAGGCCTCCACATAATATGGAGAGTGAATTATATGTTATGGATCAGCATTCTCATGGTAGAAGGAATTTGATAGACAATAATCAACAGCGTTTGGACTTttttgagaaagtaaaagcaactATTGGAAACGTTGCATATCGAGAAATAATGAAATGCATCAATATGTACAACACAAAAGTAATCAACTCAGAGCATTTGCAGTGTCTG GCAGTTTCCATTCTTGGGAAATGTCCAGAAGTTGTGGATGAATTCAATGAGATTATTTCTCAAAGTACAACTGGGAAAGATG GAGAGGAAGAATGTACAAAGCATGATAAcatggagaaggaaaaggaaaaatacagGAATTTCGATGTGGTGCTGGAGAAGGAAAATGAGAGAACGAAAGAAACAGGCtgtgaagaaaataaagaaaatgagagaaaggaagaaAACGACAGGGAAGAAGACAAAGACAGACACACAGATCCACATCATAAATCAAAAGTGGTGGTTAtagaaaatgagagaaaggaagaaaaagacaGGGAAGAGGACAAAGACAGACACAAAGATCCACATCGTAAATCAAAAGTGGTGGTTATAGAAaatgagagaaagaaagaagaagacagtGAAGAAGATATAGATGGACACAAAGATCAACATAAAAAATCAAGAGCAATCTTGGATGACAATGCTTTCCCAGATTCAAACAATGGGAAAATCACATACCAACCCATGTCAGAGATGGACCTTTCTCATTTGGAGCAATGTACTCCTAGTTACCGTTTGCTACCACAGAAT TTCGTGAAACCCATTGCCAGCTGTTCAACTGGTCTTGCAGCAGAGGTATTGAATGATATCTGTGTATCAGTAGCATCTGGTACAGAGGATTACCGAAAACAAAAGCAAATCAACCCCTATGAGGAGGCCATTTTCATTTGTGAGGATGACAG ATTTGAGTTGGACATGGTGATAAAGAATTCAGAAGCTGCAATTAAGCGTATACATGAGTTACTGGAAAAGATACATGACAACACAAGTCAGACAAATGCTGATTTCAGAATTGAAGACCACCTGACAG CTATGAATTTAAGGTGTATTGAGCTCTTGTATGGTGATTTTGGGCTTAATATAATGGATCTGTTACGTGAAACGCCAGATCTTTGTTTACCAGTAATTGTAAAACGACTTCAGCAAAAGCATGATGAATGGGTCGATTGTCGTACCAGATATAACATAGTTTGGGCAGATGTTTATGCAAAGAACTATCAGAAATCTCTCGACCACCATAACTCCTGCTTTAAGCAAAGAGATACAAAAAGTTTGAGCCGGAAAAGAATAAGAACCCATATTCATTTATGA